The Alteribacter populi genomic sequence GGATATTAAAGATTTGAGCGGGACGCTAAACTTAGGAAATAACTTTGCAGGAGGCGTGCAAAGAAATAAAAAACATGCATCTGTATCTAAGACCGATGATAAAACTGTTGTATTAATCAATGGAAAAAAGATACCTTTTCAGTGGCATAACGTAGATTAAATGAAAAAAAGTTCCTAGAGGAGTAAGAAATTCCTCGAAATTTGTCTTATGTACTTGGAAAACTACAATTTTTTCTGATGGTTAACTCTCGAAAGAGTAAACTCTGTAATCTGAGGAGAAATGGCCCTGTTTCCGTTTTTCTTTTTTTATGCTGGCGTGGTTTAATGATAAAGTCTCTTCAAAATTCGAACTTTTGCAGGAAATAGAGTGCGAAGTTGGAAGAAGAGCCCGACCTCGGTAGAAAAAGTCCGTACTCGAGAGAAAAACGCCGAACTCGAACAATTCTATGAAGGAAGTGTATATTATTTTTGGAAAAGGTGACAGGTCCATTTTTAAAATCTCTGTAGCTATTGCTGTTGTTTTCGTATTGATTGGGGTTTTGATACCCGAGCAGCTAGGGGTGGCTATGGAGTATGCACAATCATTTACGCTTGAAACTTTTGGATGGTTTTATCAGTTAGTAGCAACTTTCTTTCTCGTATTCGCGATCTATATGATTTTTAGTAAGTACGGAAAAATTAAGCTCGGGAAAGCCGAGGATAAACCTGAATACAGTCGTCCTACATGGTTTGCCATGTTGTTTTCTGCTGGAATGGGGATTGGTCTCCTTTTTTACGGGGTATCTGAACCTATTTCTCACTTTTCCGCTCCGCCAATGGGAAGTGGGGGTAGTGAAGAATCAGCCATTATAGGGTTACGGTATACGTGGCTCCATTGGGGACTACACGCATGGGCGATCTATGCCATGGTAGCTTTAGCCCTAGCTTATCAAAAATTTAAGAAAGACGCGCCAGGTTTAATGAGTGCTACACTCTATCCTGTGCTTGGTGAAAAGGTGAAAGGGCCTATTGGACAAGCAATCGATGTTGTTGCAGTATTTGCTACTTTATTTGGTGTTTGTGCATCTCTAGGACTCGGGGCACAACAGATCAATGCAGGTCTTGAATATTTAATTGGGATTCCTAATAACTTCGGTGTGCAGATGCTTATTATGGGAATCATCACGGTACTTTTCATCATCTCAGCAAACACAGGAATTTCAAAAGGGATTAAGTATTTGAGTAATATAAATATGTCCCTTGCTGGTATTTTATTTGTTGTCATGCTTATTGTCGGTCCAACGTTATTTCTACTGAATATGTTTACAACAACGCTTGGAAGCTATGTGACAAACCTTACTAACATGGGGCTTCGACTTTCCCCTTTTGATGAAGGTGAGGCGGCTTGGACACAAGGCTGGACGATCTTTTACTGGGCATGGTGGGTTTCATGGACGCCGTTTGTCGGGATGTTTATCGCCCGTGTATCGAAAGGGCGAACCGTTCGTGAATTCACGGTTGCTGTTTTGTTAGTGCCATCACTCGTTTGTGCGATTTGGTTTACGATTTTTGGGGGAACAGGAATCCACTTGGAACTTACTCAAGGACTTGAAGTCTCAGGTCAAGGGTTAGAAACGGCACTGTTCTTTGTTTATCAGCAGCTGCCATTCGGTGGACTGCTATCGGTTGTGACAGTCGCTTTGATTACAACGTTCTTTGTGACGTCCGCTGACTCGGCAACATTTGTACTAGGTATGCAAACGACGGGAGGAAAACTCAATCCTTCTAACCGAGTGAAGGTTACGTGGGGAATCATTTTAGCTTCCTCAACAGCTGTCCTCATGTATTCCGGGGGCCTAGCCGGGCTGCAAACTGCGATCATTGTCAGCGCCTTACCACTAACCTTTGTCGTTTTAGTCATTTGTTACGGGATTATAAAATCGTTCAATCAAGAACTGAAAGAAATGGAGAAACTTGAACGATCGGAAACGAAAGTGAAAAGGAAAAAAGCTAGTTAAATAAATGACGAAGTACCTCTGGCGTGCATTTGGACTGCGGAGGTACTTTTTTTATGATTTTTTAGGCATGCATGTATTCGATTTCGCTCCTATTTTCATGATTAACTTGTCTACAATGTGGGAATAGCGGTGGTAGCAAGGTGACTTTATAAAAAGGAGTTGTTTGTCCATGGCTGAAACAAAAGAGATTGTGCGCACCATGATTGATGAGTTGACTGAAGAGCAAGCAGAAGCTGTTTACGAGTATTTGCAGGAGTTATCCGATACAGAAGCGATGGAAAAAGCAAAGAATAAAGGCGATGGCGTACATGAGCAAGACCTAAAAACAAAAGAGGCTGGTGTCAGCGTGAGTGACGATTTGTCGTATCGCGATCGCAAGACGAAAGAAGATTAGCAAGAGAGCAGCCCGCATTGCAAATGAAGTGTGGGCTTCTTTCTGAGTAGCTCGGGACTGACGAAATCGAGAAAGTAATAAAATTGGACCCTTCTATCCTCCTTTATTTTATGGTAGGATAGGGTTATCCTGTATTTACCAGTTAGGGGTGGTGACAATGGCAAAGAGCCGGGCAAAAAAATATCGTGATCATCGGGAGAGAAATGGCATCCATGATGTGACGCGATCGCGTGGAAATCTGCCTCATTTTAGTACACATGTAAGAAAGACAAAGACGAAACAAGGGAAATGGAACCAACTTCATACGAAGCATAAGAAACGATCTCTTCATCAACGACAGGATGAAGGATCGTTTTTGTTTTTGGATTTAGCAGTCGTTTAAAATCATTTTTTGAATACCCTTTGATATGAGAAAATATTGAAGACTAAATTGGAGAAGGAGAGAGTTTGATGAATCTTTTCATTGCTTCATTGTCGACTATCATCCATATTTCAGGAGAAGAAAATGACTGGCAACTTCGAGAGTTGGAACTGAACGAAGGAGATATTCAGTCACTTACGGTTGATCCATACAGTGGTGCCATTTATGCTGGGACGTTTGACCATGGACTACACCGCTCCGTGGATGGAGGAGAAACGTTTAAACGAATTGGCAAAGATGATCTGCACAGTCGTGTTATGGCTCTTCATGTGAGTCCGTCAAAACCAGGAGGAAAGTTTGGAACGCTGTATGCAGGAACGGAGCCGAGTGAGCTTTACCGGTCTATAGATGGAGGACGAACGTGGACATCTTTACCCGCACTCTTAGATCTTCCGTCGAAATCGACATGGAGTTTTCCGCCAAGACCTTATACGCACCATGTAAGAGATATTGCGACAGGTTATCATGATCCTGAGTTTTTATTAGCCGGTATTGAGCTTGGTGGTGTGATGCGGTCTACAGATAAGGGTGTGTCATTTGAAGATCGAAAAGATCAGTCGCAGTTTGATTGTCATAATGTCATTTTGCATCCTATAGATAAAGAAAGGATTTATGAAGCGGCGGGTGGCGGCTTTGCGATAAGTAAAGATCAAGGTCGCACGTGGAATACAGATAACGAAGGATTAGGAGACTTTACGTATTTGGTACACGTAGCAGCAGATCCAGGGGATGCTAATATCGTAGTTGCAGCTGGGGCACAAGGACCTCGCTCGGCTTATACACCTGAAAGAGCAGAAACACGACTATTTCGTAAAGTAGGATCAGCGCCATGGAAGCCTGTACAAGATGGCTTGCCAAAAGCGGAAGGGTCGACTGTTTTTCATTTGCATACGCATAAAGGAGAGCCTGGTGTGTTTTATGCGGTGAATAATAAAGGGGTGTACAGATCTCGTGATCAAGGAAAGTCGTGGCATCGATTACCTGTTAAATGGCCGTCATATTTAACAGATAGAAGGATCACCAATGTTTGTATAAAGGAGATTTAATAAGAAAGGGGGGCGTAACGCCTTCTTTTTTTATAGGCTCTGTTAAAGCCCGTTGTTGGTATTGTGATTCGCTTTCGGTGCCCGTTGGAGTCGCCACCTTCGCTCACCAAAAACAACAACTCAGCGTTAACTTCTTTAGCGGACAGCTACCTTCATAAAAAAAATTCCCCAAACGTATATTCGCTGACAGACTTTGTCATTCTCATCGTTATAGTAGTAAATGTAGTTAAACAAACATCACGCAATTCGAAAGGGGAAAGAACAATGAAAAAAGGATTAGGGTTAATGGTTGGATTGGTTTTAGCGATTGGGTTAGTAGCATGTGGAGAATCATCTGTGGAGCCTGTAGAAGAAGAGACAACGGCTGATGCAGCGACCGGAGAAGAAGAGGAAGCGACTGAATCCGATGATACGAACGAAGAAGAAGGGCCGGATGATTCCGCTGCGAATGAAGAAGAGGAAGCCGTCGATGAGGACGATCTTGGGGTTGGCGATGCAGTAAATTTTAACGGTCTCCACGTAACTGTAAATGAAGTGCGTAAATATGAAGGGGACGGAGATTGGGAAACACCTGAAAACGACTTTTTCTTCATTTTAGACGTAAGCATTGAGAATACGACAGATGAAGGGGCTAATATTTCTACTATGATGCAAATGGATCTCGTGGATCCGGATGGTTATTCTCAAGAAATGGATATTTTCGTTGATACGAAAGGAAGCTTAGATGGAGAGGTCGGAGCAGGAAGAACGATGGCAGGAGAAATTTCATTCGACGTGGAAGAAGCGGACTTCTTTGAATTTATTTTTGAAGATCCGTTTATGAGCGGTCAGGCGATTTGGAAGCTCGAAAGTTCGGACTGGTAACAACACAACACCGGATCAGGTAGTGCCTTATCCGGTGTGTTTTAATAAAGGCTCTTTTAAAAAAGATTGCTGCTATTTGTACGTTACACGCAGAAATACTTTTGCTTTTCTTGTTTTTTGAACTTTCTCTAGTAAAATGAAAGCAGGAAGAAGAATGGAAATGTTGGAGGTATTTTGAATGAGTCGCCCTAAAGGATTAGCACGTGTGGAGAGGTTATTTTATATTTTGCAGTATTTATCTAATCACGAGACAGCAACGGCAAAAGAGCTGGCGGATCACTGTCAGACATCGACCCGTAGCATTTACCGAGATATGAGACAGCTTGAAGAGCTAGGCTTTTATTTTAATAACGAAGCTCATAAAGGCTACAAGCTGATTGAAAAACCGGTTCGCACTGGAGGTCGTCTTACGTCCGAAGAATGGATGGCATTAACATTATACCCTATGCTTTCAGAAGGGATCACATCAGGAGAGCATCCTTTCCATCATGCCTATCGTAAAGGGCTGGAAAAAGTGATGAGTCACGTTCAAATAGGGGATGAACTTTCTGGAGCAGGTGCAGGGCTAGGGGAAAGGATTCGTTTGCACGCGCGTCCGAAAGATCCGTCTCAATTTAACGTAATGCCCACTCTATTACCAGCCATTGCTGAAAACAGAACCCTTAAGGTAAGCTATTATTCGATTCACCGTGACAAAAAGACCGAGCGAAAACTGGACCCCTATTACCTTGTACCTCGGGAAGGTCATTTATATGTAATTGCGCACTGTCATTTAAGAGGTGTAGTCCGTGTATTTCGCTTAAGTCGTTTTCACTCTGTAGAAGTGACGGAAAACAGGTTTAAAATTCCGAAGCAGTTTAAAATTGATGATTATTTATCACAACGGTGGTCAATTATTTCCGATGACACAGAGACGACGTTCCTCGTGCGCTTTGATGCTGAAGCCGCCCGTTACGTCCTAGAAGACGATTATCATGTAGACACAGAACGGATGCCCCAGAAAGACGGGTCACTATTAATGCGGACGACGGTAAAAAGTAAAGGTGAATTTTTGCGCTGGATTCGCTCGTATGGCTTAAGTGCTGAAGTGTTAGAACCTAAAGAAGTAAGGAAAGAGCTGGCAAAAGAATATCGACATTTATTAAAACAATATGAAGAAAAAGCGAGAAGCATTTAAAGAGTCTTCTCGCTTTTTGCATAGATTAGATGTTTCGCTTTTGAGTTTTGGTGTCACTAAAGCCTTCGACAATGAACTGCTTTATGTCTTCAATAACGCCAATGTCTTTTAAAATGACAATGATGACGAGGAAGAAAGGCCCAAGGAAAAGCCCGACTGCCCCAAAAACTTGTAACCCAGCAAATAATGAGATGAGTACTGACAGTGGGTGGAGGTTCATACTTGACGAAAGTATTTTCGGCTCAAGTGACTGGCGGGCAACGAGGGTGACTCCATAGACAATAGCAACACCGATCCCTAACGTAAAGTCACCTGTAATAAATAAATAGATTGCCCATGGAATGAGGATTGTTCCGGAACCCAAATAAGGAAGGATTTCTGCAACCCCAACAACAATCGCTAACGTGAGTGCTTGATCGACGCGGATGATGGACAGCCCGACTAAAACAATAACGCTTGTAAGACCCATTAAGATAAGTTGAGCACGAACAAACCCAAACACACGAACTCGGAATGCTTTTCCAAACAAACGAACTTTTTTAAGAACTGGTGCAGAAAACATATCATGCACGTAGGTTTTCATTTTTCCCCAATCCTTTCCGATAAAATAAACGGAAAGGACGATAAAGAGAATGATGATAATCCAAGATGGAACGGCGATAAGAAGCTGTCTTAATCCATCCGCTAGTGCTTGCCCTAGTTGACCGAGAATCTCTCCGGCTTGTGTACCTAAACCAGTAATCCCTTCTTGTAGGGTTTGTTGTTGTTCAGGTGTAAGAGAAGCTGCTATCCCAATCACTTGTTGCCAGATAGGAAGAATGGACTGATTAAAGAAATCTTGAATATGAGCAGCGGCCGTCTCGAACCATTGAGGGGCGTGTTTTGTAAACTGCTGAACTCCATATATCGCAAGAAACGTCAGTCCCGTGAAGATCCCTGCAATCGTCGTCATTCCGATAAGTAAGGCAGTGAGGACAGCTAAACCATTTGGGAATCTCGTTTTCGTCTTTAATAATTTGATAAGAGGTAACAGAGGCCAAACGAGAAAAGCGGCAATTAAGAAAGGGTATGTAAGTCTAAGCAGATGACCGAATAGCCAAATCGTACCGAAAAGAACGACCGCGACCACGACGGCTCTGAAAAAAATGAATGCTTGTTGCTTTGTCATAAGGCTCTCCACCTCCTTCTTTAGTACAAATAAAAATCGAATTACCTTTCATTTTTTCCGAAAATTAGAGAATGAAACCATCTGCCCCTTAATATTCGACTTCCATCGAGCTTTTCCTTCCATAATTGAACCGTAGTTTCTCTAATATTATGTAAATTTTCTGGTAAATAGGTTATATTCGGTACTGCTAGAATAGAAAAAACAAAGTCGCGTGAAGTTGGGAGAACTGCGCAACCCCTCACACAAAGGTGAGGAGGAGGGCTCCGAACGTATCTGATCGGCTCAGTTCAGGCTCAT encodes the following:
- a CDS encoding glycine betaine uptake BCCT transporter, with amino-acid sequence MKEVYIIFGKGDRSIFKISVAIAVVFVLIGVLIPEQLGVAMEYAQSFTLETFGWFYQLVATFFLVFAIYMIFSKYGKIKLGKAEDKPEYSRPTWFAMLFSAGMGIGLLFYGVSEPISHFSAPPMGSGGSEESAIIGLRYTWLHWGLHAWAIYAMVALALAYQKFKKDAPGLMSATLYPVLGEKVKGPIGQAIDVVAVFATLFGVCASLGLGAQQINAGLEYLIGIPNNFGVQMLIMGIITVLFIISANTGISKGIKYLSNINMSLAGILFVVMLIVGPTLFLLNMFTTTLGSYVTNLTNMGLRLSPFDEGEAAWTQGWTIFYWAWWVSWTPFVGMFIARVSKGRTVREFTVAVLLVPSLVCAIWFTIFGGTGIHLELTQGLEVSGQGLETALFFVYQQLPFGGLLSVVTVALITTFFVTSADSATFVLGMQTTGGKLNPSNRVKVTWGIILASSTAVLMYSGGLAGLQTAIIVSALPLTFVVLVICYGIIKSFNQELKEMEKLERSETKVKRKKAS
- a CDS encoding DUF4352 domain-containing protein, with amino-acid sequence MKKGLGLMVGLVLAIGLVACGESSVEPVEEETTADAATGEEEEATESDDTNEEEGPDDSAANEEEEAVDEDDLGVGDAVNFNGLHVTVNEVRKYEGDGDWETPENDFFFILDVSIENTTDEGANISTMMQMDLVDPDGYSQEMDIFVDTKGSLDGEVGAGRTMAGEISFDVEEADFFEFIFEDPFMSGQAIWKLESSDW
- a CDS encoding helix-turn-helix transcriptional regulator; this translates as MSRPKGLARVERLFYILQYLSNHETATAKELADHCQTSTRSIYRDMRQLEELGFYFNNEAHKGYKLIEKPVRTGGRLTSEEWMALTLYPMLSEGITSGEHPFHHAYRKGLEKVMSHVQIGDELSGAGAGLGERIRLHARPKDPSQFNVMPTLLPAIAENRTLKVSYYSIHRDKKTERKLDPYYLVPREGHLYVIAHCHLRGVVRVFRLSRFHSVEVTENRFKIPKQFKIDDYLSQRWSIISDDTETTFLVRFDAEAARYVLEDDYHVDTERMPQKDGSLLMRTTVKSKGEFLRWIRSYGLSAEVLEPKEVRKELAKEYRHLLKQYEEKARSI
- a CDS encoding WD40/YVTN/BNR-like repeat-containing protein, encoding MNLFIASLSTIIHISGEENDWQLRELELNEGDIQSLTVDPYSGAIYAGTFDHGLHRSVDGGETFKRIGKDDLHSRVMALHVSPSKPGGKFGTLYAGTEPSELYRSIDGGRTWTSLPALLDLPSKSTWSFPPRPYTHHVRDIATGYHDPEFLLAGIELGGVMRSTDKGVSFEDRKDQSQFDCHNVILHPIDKERIYEAAGGGFAISKDQGRTWNTDNEGLGDFTYLVHVAADPGDANIVVAAGAQGPRSAYTPERAETRLFRKVGSAPWKPVQDGLPKAEGSTVFHLHTHKGEPGVFYAVNNKGVYRSRDQGKSWHRLPVKWPSYLTDRRITNVCIKEI
- the ytvI gene encoding sporulation integral membrane protein YtvI; translated protein: MTKQQAFIFFRAVVVAVVLFGTIWLFGHLLRLTYPFLIAAFLVWPLLPLIKLLKTKTRFPNGLAVLTALLIGMTTIAGIFTGLTFLAIYGVQQFTKHAPQWFETAAAHIQDFFNQSILPIWQQVIGIAASLTPEQQQTLQEGITGLGTQAGEILGQLGQALADGLRQLLIAVPSWIIIILFIVLSVYFIGKDWGKMKTYVHDMFSAPVLKKVRLFGKAFRVRVFGFVRAQLILMGLTSVIVLVGLSIIRVDQALTLAIVVGVAEILPYLGSGTILIPWAIYLFITGDFTLGIGVAIVYGVTLVARQSLEPKILSSSMNLHPLSVLISLFAGLQVFGAVGLFLGPFFLVIIVILKDIGVIEDIKQFIVEGFSDTKTQKRNI